A section of the Leptidea sinapis chromosome 26, ilLepSina1.1, whole genome shotgun sequence genome encodes:
- the LOC126972595 gene encoding uncharacterized protein LOC126972595, protein MHVARERLEACQQASASLQVARRKTAEGACQQSSTSLHVARERLEACQQASASLHVARRKAAEGAYQQAPASCTLRESGWGACQQASTSLHVARERLEACQQASASLQVARRKTAEGALAGSSFTARCETVEGAYQQAPASLHVPRQCREPISGSSFTARCETVEGAYQQASASLHVPRQCREPISGLPLHCTLRYNGGSVSAGSSFTACSETVQGAYQRAPASLHVARQWKEPISRLQLHCTFRDSAGSLSAGSSFTARCEIAERAYQQASTSLHVARQRMGSLPAGFNITARCETADGGARQQASTTLQVARQRREPISNLQLHCTLRDSARSLSAGYRFTARSETVEGAYQQAPASLHVSLHVVR, encoded by the exons ATGCACGTTGCGAGAGAGCGTCTGGAGGCCTGTCAGCAGGCTTCAGCTTCACTGCAAGTTGCGAGACGTAAGACAGCGGAGGGAGCCTGCCAGCAGTCTTCAACTTCACTGCACGTTGCGAGAGAGCGTCTGGAGGCCTGTCAGCAGGCTTCAGCTTCACTGCACGTTGCGAGACGTAAGGCAGCGGAGGGAGCCTATCAGCAGGCTCCAGCTTCATGCACGTTGCGAGAGAGCGGATGGGGAGCCTGCCAGCAGGCTTCAACTTCACTGCACGTTGCAAGAGAGCGTCTGGAGGCCTGTCAGCAGGCTTCAGCTTCACTGCAAGTTGCGAGACGTAAGACAGCGGAGGGAGCATTAGCGGGCTCCAGCTTCACTGCACGATGCGAGACAGTAGAAGGAGCCTATCAGCAGGCTCCAGCTTCACTGCATGTTCCGAGACAGTGCAGGGAGCCTATCAGCGGGTCCAGCTTCACTGCACGTTGCGAAACAGTGGAGGGAGCCTATCAGCAGGCTTCAGCTTCACTGCACGTTCCGAGACAGTGCAGGGAGCCTATCAGCGGGCTCCCGCTTCACTGCACGTTGCGATACAATGGAGGGAGCGTATCAGCAGGCTCCAGCTTCACTGCATGTTCCGAGACAGTGCAGGGAGCCTATCAGCGGGCTCCAGCTTCACTGCACGTTGCCAGACAGTGGAAGGAGCCTATCAGCAGGCTCCAGCTTCACTGCACGTTCCGAGACAGTGCAGGGAGCCTATCAGCAGGCTCCAGCTTCACTGCACGTTGCGAGATTGCGGAGCGAGCCTATCAACAGGCTTCAACTTCACTGCACGTTGCGAGACAGCGGATGGGGAGCCTGCCAGCAGGCTTCAACATCACTGCACGTTGCGAGACAGCGGATGGGGGAGCCCGCCAGCAGGCTTCAACTACACTGCAAGTTGCTAGACAGCGGAGGGAGCCTATCAGCAATCTCCAGCTTCACTGCACGTTGCGAGACAGCGCAAGGAGCCTATCAGCGGGCTACCGCTTCACTGCACGTTCCGAGACAGTGGAGGGAGCCTATCAGCAGGCTCCAGCTTCTTTGCACG TTTCACTGCACGTTGTGAGATAG